TATAAAGATCCTGCAACATTCCAGTACTTTCTGGCTAATGGCTGAATAACAATTAAATCTGTTTTGGCAAGAGTTTTAAGATTTGTCTTATCTATATCCGCTTTATCATACCCATCTGATTTAATGTTAATATACCCAATACCAGCACCTACTGCCACAGATGGCGTAATAAACGTTCCTACAATTGGAAGTACCGATAAATTGGTACCTTTTGCATCACTGGTTTTTGTCTGTTGATATCCAAATTGCGAAGTTGCAAACCAGGCACCTTTTAGTCCCTGACCAGAATCTTGTGCTTTTACTGATAATCCAAATAATACAATGGTTGCGATAGTTAAAATTTTCTTCAT
The sequence above is drawn from the Flavobacterium sp. N2038 genome and encodes:
- a CDS encoding porin family protein produces the protein MKKILTIATIVLFGLSVKAQDSGQGLKGAWFATSQFGYQQTKTSDAKGTNLSVLPIVGTFITPSVAVGAGIGYINIKSDGYDKADIDKTNLKTLAKTDLIVIQPLARKYWNVAGSLYFFGQLALPVITGKEKESNLKINQVGLSVSGGFDYFVTKNFSVEFSYDLANFTSTTLKPENGEKTTVTNFGLAHMANVDSAYLVGGSNLTSPLAVGFKFVF